From one Halosimplex rubrum genomic stretch:
- a CDS encoding phosphate signaling complex PhoU family protein: METRKVQVTGGSTYTVSLPKDWATENDVSAGSVVEFHSEEDILLLSPKSEEEREKGSIEIDGLEGDQLTRAVMTMYVSGFDVINFEAPRVTAGQRRTIREATQGLVGLEVIEETGERVVLQDLLDSSELSVHNAITRMRLVSLTMLSDAVTALLEDDDELAHDVIERDDDVDRLWYMVSRVFRTVLRNPAAATEIGFPRETVFDYQSSARQLERIADHATKIASIALEIGPVNESVAEVLSDLQTAAVTVPETAMDALLEDDPDEAVALATDARADLPDIDERARDVDDVIRDLDDPELAQSLGLVVDSLSRTADYGGNIAESALQKAAPSP; the protein is encoded by the coding sequence ATGGAGACGCGCAAGGTCCAGGTCACGGGCGGGTCGACGTACACGGTGTCTCTGCCGAAGGATTGGGCGACGGAGAACGACGTGAGCGCGGGCAGCGTCGTTGAGTTCCACTCCGAGGAGGACATCCTCCTGCTCTCGCCCAAAAGCGAGGAGGAGCGCGAGAAGGGGTCGATAGAGATCGACGGGCTAGAGGGCGACCAGCTCACGCGCGCGGTCATGACGATGTACGTCAGCGGGTTCGATGTCATCAACTTCGAGGCCCCCCGCGTCACCGCGGGCCAGCGCCGCACCATCCGCGAGGCCACGCAGGGACTGGTCGGCCTGGAGGTCATCGAGGAGACCGGCGAGCGGGTCGTCCTGCAGGACCTGCTCGACTCCTCGGAGCTGTCGGTCCACAACGCCATCACCCGGATGCGGCTGGTCTCGCTGACGATGCTCTCGGACGCGGTGACGGCGCTGCTGGAGGACGACGACGAACTCGCCCACGACGTGATCGAGCGCGACGACGACGTCGACCGCCTGTGGTACATGGTCTCGCGCGTGTTCCGGACGGTGCTGCGCAACCCGGCCGCAGCCACCGAGATCGGGTTCCCCCGCGAGACCGTCTTCGACTACCAGTCCAGCGCCCGCCAGCTGGAGCGGATCGCCGACCACGCGACCAAGATCGCCAGCATCGCCCTGGAGATCGGCCCGGTCAACGAGTCGGTCGCCGAGGTGCTGAGCGACCTCCAGACCGCGGCCGTCACCGTGCCGGAGACCGCGATGGACGCGCTGCTCGAAGACGACCCCGACGAGGCCGTCGCGCTCGCGACCGACGCCCGCGCCGACCTACCCGACATCGACGAGCGCGCCCGCGACGTCGACGACGTGATCCGCGACCTCGACGACCCCGAACTCGCCCAGTCGCTCGGGCTCGTCGTCGACTCCCTGTCCCGGACCGCCGACTACGGCGGCAACATCGCCGAGAGCGCCCTCCAGAAAGCGGCGCCGTCGCCCTGA
- a CDS encoding PstS family phosphate ABC transporter substrate-binding protein, which translates to MRDRPVTRREVLAGAAGVAASLGGCISTSPTPPGQAAGGAEGGGSSGLELLKAGGSSTLFPMVQRAASYWASNYPPTDREYWGPGQYDIETDLRLADYWGSKYGFETDGDVTPPFEVNVGLSHSGTGLEKLRDGQIDIGNASASASAEFPDASEEELSSFTEHVIAVDAQPIVVSTEVYDAGVTKLTAEQVRGIYTGEITRWSEIPNYDGPEKEIQAVGRAEGSGTDTAFRTNMLGDPNASMGGVDARKGQNQQVKTTVSNSNNAIAYMALAFTDDSVPAIELEFDGTTYTPGENLSDPSYPLARDLHCYTWEGTSEKEAAFLRMILSDFGQQNFVEVEGYSKLTAERQQAEFEKLPEPEA; encoded by the coding sequence ATGCGGGATAGACCTGTGACCCGCCGTGAAGTGCTGGCGGGCGCGGCGGGCGTCGCCGCGTCGCTGGGTGGCTGTATCAGTACGAGTCCTACACCGCCGGGACAGGCCGCGGGTGGGGCCGAGGGCGGCGGGAGTTCGGGGCTCGAACTGCTCAAGGCGGGCGGCTCGTCGACGCTGTTCCCGATGGTGCAACGGGCGGCGTCGTACTGGGCGTCGAACTACCCGCCGACCGACCGCGAGTACTGGGGCCCCGGACAGTACGACATCGAGACCGACCTGCGGCTGGCCGACTACTGGGGCAGCAAGTACGGCTTCGAGACCGACGGCGACGTGACGCCGCCCTTCGAGGTGAACGTCGGTCTCAGCCACTCCGGGACCGGCCTGGAGAAGCTCCGCGACGGGCAGATCGACATCGGGAACGCGAGCGCCTCGGCCAGCGCCGAGTTCCCCGACGCCTCCGAGGAGGAACTGTCGAGCTTCACGGAACACGTCATCGCCGTCGACGCCCAGCCCATCGTCGTGAGCACGGAAGTCTACGACGCGGGCGTGACGAAACTCACGGCCGAGCAGGTCCGCGGGATCTACACCGGCGAGATCACCCGGTGGTCGGAGATTCCGAACTACGACGGCCCCGAGAAAGAGATCCAGGCCGTCGGCCGGGCCGAGGGGTCGGGTACCGACACCGCGTTCCGGACGAACATGCTCGGCGACCCCAACGCCTCGATGGGCGGTGTCGACGCGCGGAAGGGACAGAACCAGCAGGTCAAGACCACCGTCTCGAACTCCAACAACGCCATCGCGTACATGGCGCTGGCGTTCACCGACGACTCGGTGCCCGCCATCGAGCTGGAGTTCGACGGGACCACGTACACGCCGGGCGAGAACCTCTCCGACCCCTCCTACCCGCTCGCCCGCGACCTCCACTGTTACACCTGGGAGGGGACCTCGGAGAAGGAGGCCGCGTTCCTCCGGATGATCCTCAGCGACTTCGGACAACAGAACTTCGTCGAGGTCGAGGGGTACTCGAAGCTCACGGCAGAGCGCCAGCAGGCGGAGTTCGAGAAGCTGCCGGAGCCCGAAGCATGA
- a CDS encoding DUF2240 family protein, which produces MSLRRAVAVPFRAKGRDSLSESEFVVALSLDREWFSPEQAKRLVDVAATEGLLAREDDDLRPTFEPREVTVPDGFAPGDDVLRQRSNFERALDAVVQTGVEKQDAVAAVNRLQSELGVTVEAAAVVYARREGVELGDLADRAADELGGD; this is translated from the coding sequence ATGAGTCTGCGCCGCGCCGTCGCCGTCCCGTTCCGGGCGAAGGGCCGCGACTCGCTCTCGGAGAGCGAGTTCGTCGTCGCGCTCTCGCTCGACCGCGAGTGGTTCTCCCCCGAGCAGGCCAAGCGGCTCGTCGACGTGGCCGCCACCGAGGGGCTGCTCGCCCGCGAGGACGACGACCTCCGACCGACGTTCGAGCCGCGGGAGGTGACGGTGCCCGACGGGTTCGCCCCCGGCGACGACGTGTTGCGCCAGCGGTCGAACTTCGAGCGCGCGCTCGACGCCGTCGTCCAGACCGGCGTCGAGAAACAGGACGCCGTCGCCGCGGTCAACCGCCTGCAGTCGGAACTCGGCGTCACCGTCGAGGCCGCGGCGGTCGTCTACGCCCGCCGCGAGGGCGTCGAACTCGGCGACCTCGCCGACCGCGCCGCCGACGAACTGGGGGGCGACTGA
- a CDS encoding helix-turn-helix domain-containing protein: MKRLRVSITAHGREAEVHPMYGVMTNAPFVERATALQWNFTGDALGILHYVEGDADAFAAAADDIGEVVGYDIEPVGDDAFYAYVRDATTAALAALFDPVSRGGIVVVPPVVYGADGTVTLTIFGPDEELQAAMGEIPEPIEVTVEAVGSLATSRVAPTARLTDRQREAVEAGLDLGYYDVPRTADHEAVADALDCAPSTAAEHLRKAESKLLRAVLRGE; encoded by the coding sequence GTGAAGCGCCTCAGAGTGTCGATCACCGCCCACGGCAGGGAGGCGGAGGTCCACCCGATGTACGGCGTCATGACGAACGCGCCGTTCGTCGAGCGGGCGACGGCGCTGCAGTGGAACTTCACCGGCGACGCGCTGGGGATCCTCCACTACGTCGAGGGCGACGCCGACGCCTTCGCCGCGGCGGCCGACGACATCGGGGAGGTCGTCGGCTACGACATCGAACCCGTCGGCGACGACGCCTTCTACGCCTACGTCCGCGACGCGACGACCGCGGCGCTCGCGGCGCTGTTCGACCCGGTCAGCCGGGGCGGAATCGTCGTCGTCCCGCCGGTCGTCTACGGCGCCGACGGGACGGTGACGCTGACGATATTCGGCCCGGACGAGGAGCTCCAGGCGGCGATGGGCGAGATCCCGGAGCCCATCGAGGTGACCGTCGAGGCGGTCGGGTCGCTGGCGACCTCCCGCGTCGCGCCGACGGCCCGGCTCACCGACCGCCAGCGCGAGGCCGTCGAGGCCGGTCTCGACCTGGGGTACTACGACGTGCCGCGGACCGCGGACCACGAGGCGGTCGCCGACGCCCTCGACTGCGCGCCCAGCACCGCCGCCGAGCACCTGCGAAAGGCCGAGTCGAAGCTCCTCCGGGCAGTCCTGCGCGGCGAGTAG
- a CDS encoding 30S ribosomal protein S8e: MKFQGRSPRKRTGGRRRNFRKKKKHELGDQPTETRVGETSLKTVDARGNTEKVRAVTADTASVATDGEVVAAEIEDVEENPSNPNYVRRNIITKGAIVATSEGRARVTSRPGQDGQINAVLVE; the protein is encoded by the coding sequence ATGAAGTTCCAGGGACGCTCCCCGCGCAAGCGCACCGGCGGTCGACGCCGGAACTTCCGGAAGAAGAAAAAGCACGAACTGGGCGACCAGCCGACCGAGACCCGCGTCGGCGAGACGAGCCTGAAGACGGTCGACGCCCGCGGCAACACCGAGAAGGTCCGCGCGGTCACCGCCGACACCGCCAGCGTCGCGACCGACGGCGAGGTCGTCGCCGCCGAGATCGAAGACGTCGAGGAGAACCCCTCGAACCCCAACTACGTGCGGCGGAACATCATCACCAAGGGCGCCATCGTCGCCACCAGCGAGGGCCGCGCCCGCGTCACCTCCCGCCCCGGCCAGGACGGCCAGATCAACGCCGTTCTCGTCGAATAA
- the pstC gene encoding phosphate ABC transporter permease subunit PstC, with translation MSVATRLGGLDTETSVIGGVGTALVAAAILSFLVAPALTGPIAVVFAAFVVVSYLVAEGSTARFLLFLTTTSTVLILGFITVYLVINALPVIREMGLYLLVGSDPFWSTGSNVYSLVPMMWGTLVTTVIATLVAAPLGVAGAVFISEIAPSWAREIVKPAVEMLAGIPSIVYGFIGFTLINEFMQQELSLPTFGSLFVTGLVIGVMALPTVVSVAEDAIASVPDPMRDGAQALGATDWQTTTSVTLPAAFSGISAAVLLGVGRAVGETMAATVILGNVTNLPDPLMDVFGNTITLTSLIASQYGAASGLQFSALFAAGVVLFVTVMGFSIGSQLIERRMRRTLGGDA, from the coding sequence ATGAGCGTCGCGACGCGACTCGGCGGCCTGGACACCGAGACGAGCGTGATCGGCGGTGTCGGGACCGCCCTCGTCGCGGCCGCGATCCTCTCGTTTCTGGTCGCGCCCGCGCTGACGGGGCCCATCGCGGTCGTCTTCGCCGCCTTCGTCGTCGTGAGCTACCTCGTCGCCGAGGGGAGTACCGCCCGCTTTCTCCTCTTTCTGACGACCACCTCGACGGTGCTGATCCTCGGATTTATCACCGTCTATCTGGTCATCAACGCGCTCCCGGTGATCCGAGAGATGGGCCTGTACCTGCTCGTCGGCTCGGACCCGTTCTGGTCGACCGGGTCGAACGTCTACTCGCTCGTCCCGATGATGTGGGGGACGCTGGTGACGACGGTCATCGCGACGCTCGTCGCGGCGCCGCTGGGCGTCGCCGGCGCCGTCTTCATCAGCGAGATCGCCCCCTCGTGGGCGCGCGAGATCGTCAAACCCGCCGTCGAGATGCTGGCGGGCATCCCCTCGATCGTCTACGGGTTCATCGGCTTCACGCTCATCAACGAGTTCATGCAACAGGAGCTTTCCCTGCCGACGTTCGGGAGCCTCTTCGTCACCGGGCTCGTCATCGGGGTGATGGCCCTGCCGACGGTCGTCTCCGTCGCCGAGGACGCCATCGCGAGCGTCCCCGACCCGATGCGCGACGGCGCGCAGGCGCTGGGCGCGACGGACTGGCAGACGACGACCAGCGTGACGCTCCCGGCCGCCTTCTCCGGCATCTCCGCGGCCGTCCTGCTCGGCGTCGGCCGCGCCGTCGGGGAGACCATGGCCGCGACGGTCATCCTCGGGAACGTCACGAACCTGCCGGACCCGCTCATGGACGTGTTCGGCAACACGATCACGCTGACGAGCCTCATCGCCAGCCAGTACGGCGCCGCCAGCGGCCTCCAGTTCTCCGCGCTGTTCGCCGCCGGCGTCGTCCTGTTCGTCACCGTCATGGGCTTTTCCATCGGATCGCAGCTCATCGAGCGCCGGATGCGTCGGACCCTGGGAGGTGACGCATGA
- a CDS encoding HAD family hydrolase, with product MTGPVAAVLFDLDDTICTYERSADDILAIAFDRVGVDPFFDGAEYVDRLGEFSDAGDDIRDTRRAAFGTFAAEAGHGEAVGEEIADIYTDERDQANVRFLDGAERALDAMTDAYRVGMVTNGDPWMQSQKLAGLGIEDRFEVVVHGGHDAPYKPDPEPFHLALDELGVAADRTVHVGNSHASDVTGAHAAGLRSVWLADGDPPFDHNPEPHHVVESLHDLVEEPWD from the coding sequence ATGACGGGGCCAGTGGCGGCCGTTCTCTTCGACCTGGACGACACCATCTGTACGTACGAGCGCAGCGCCGACGACATCCTGGCGATCGCCTTCGACCGCGTCGGCGTCGACCCCTTCTTCGACGGCGCCGAGTACGTCGACCGACTGGGCGAGTTCTCCGACGCCGGCGACGACATCCGCGACACCCGTCGCGCGGCGTTCGGCACCTTCGCCGCCGAGGCGGGCCACGGCGAGGCCGTCGGCGAGGAGATCGCCGACATCTACACCGACGAGCGCGACCAGGCCAACGTCCGCTTCCTCGACGGCGCCGAGCGCGCGCTGGACGCGATGACCGACGCCTACCGGGTCGGCATGGTCACCAACGGCGACCCGTGGATGCAGTCCCAGAAGCTCGCCGGCCTCGGCATCGAGGACCGCTTCGAGGTGGTCGTCCACGGCGGCCACGACGCGCCGTACAAGCCCGACCCGGAACCGTTCCACCTCGCGCTCGACGAACTCGGGGTCGCCGCCGACCGTACCGTCCACGTCGGCAACTCCCACGCCTCGGACGTGACCGGTGCCCACGCCGCGGGCCTGCGCTCCGTCTGGCTCGCCGACGGCGACCCGCCGTTCGACCACAACCCCGAACCGCACCACGTCGTCGAGTCGCTCCACGACCTCGTTGAGGAGCCCTGGGACTGA
- a CDS encoding sensor domain-containing protein, with product MTTTAGTALRRFVGVATDPQTYRNVSYLLLTFPLGLLYFTVLWGGGVAGVALLPLFLLGLPVLVGVLAVATHLADLETRLARGLLDSDVIYERPRPAEESLVEYVKRVTTDIRSYSALGYLLSKFAIGTAAFTALTTAAALSVALTFAPVLYDVPGFHYNFGVLTVESFPVALACSGAGVLVALLSLHACNLATRALDEYTKLMLGSERAE from the coding sequence ATGACGACGACAGCCGGTACGGCGCTTCGACGCTTCGTCGGCGTCGCGACCGACCCGCAGACGTACAGGAACGTGAGCTACCTGCTGTTGACCTTTCCGCTCGGGCTGCTGTACTTTACGGTCCTGTGGGGCGGCGGCGTGGCGGGAGTCGCCCTCCTGCCGCTGTTCCTGCTGGGTCTACCGGTGCTCGTCGGGGTTCTGGCGGTGGCAACGCACCTCGCTGATCTGGAGACGCGCCTCGCGCGCGGGCTCCTCGACAGCGACGTGATCTACGAGAGGCCCCGGCCGGCCGAAGAGAGCCTCGTCGAGTACGTGAAACGGGTCACGACCGACATCCGCAGCTACAGCGCCCTGGGGTACCTGCTCTCGAAGTTCGCGATCGGGACGGCCGCGTTCACGGCGCTGACGACGGCCGCGGCGCTCTCAGTCGCGTTGACGTTCGCTCCCGTCCTGTACGACGTGCCCGGATTCCACTACAACTTCGGCGTGCTGACGGTCGAGTCGTTTCCCGTCGCGCTCGCGTGCTCGGGCGCCGGCGTCCTCGTCGCCCTCCTCTCGCTGCACGCCTGCAACCTCGCGACACGTGCGCTCGACGAGTACACGAAACTGATGCTGGGGAGCGAGCGAGCGGAGTGA
- a CDS encoding GTPBP1 family GTP-binding protein has product MSPDRAALERAIERGEREGGSVEFKERLTKEIHLADGRRESLAAQLRHRVLSGDGEATYVVGVTDEGTLAGIAPEAFTESMDVLSLLAEEADAHIENVETWGVDADGRAKPKGDARSVDSAGPADAPAEGIVGVATVREGAVLEDDEHIVVGTAGHVDHGKSTLVGTLVTGQSDDGEGGTRSYLDVQPHEVERGLSADLSYGVYGFDDDGPVRMDNPDRKSDRARVVEEADRLVSFVDTVGHEPWLRTTIRGLVGQKLDYGLLTVAADDGPTKTTREHLGILLATDLPTMVVVTKADVVSDERLDEVEREVERQLRDVGKTPLSVARHGVGAAVEEIDDTVVPVLATSAVTMDGMDTLDELLERLPKTAGPTDDEFAMYVDRSYKVTGVGAVASGTIRSGRVEAGDDLLLGPMQDGGFREVEVRSIEMHYHRVDRAKAGRIVGIALKGVREADVERGMVLLPRDADPDPVREFEAEVMVLNHPTRIGEGYEPVVHLETVSEAAVFSPEDGRLLPGDSGTTRVRFKFRSYLVEEGQRFVFREGQSKGVGKVTDVRPDE; this is encoded by the coding sequence ATGAGCCCCGACCGGGCCGCCCTCGAACGCGCCATCGAGCGCGGTGAGCGCGAGGGCGGCAGCGTCGAGTTCAAAGAGCGGCTCACGAAAGAGATCCACCTGGCGGACGGCCGCCGTGAGTCGCTGGCCGCCCAACTGCGTCACCGCGTCCTCTCCGGCGACGGCGAGGCCACCTACGTCGTCGGCGTCACCGACGAGGGGACCCTCGCCGGCATCGCCCCCGAGGCGTTCACCGAGTCGATGGACGTGCTGAGCCTGCTGGCCGAGGAGGCCGACGCCCACATCGAGAACGTCGAGACCTGGGGCGTCGACGCCGACGGCCGCGCCAAGCCGAAAGGCGACGCTCGCTCCGTCGACTCCGCCGGCCCCGCCGACGCGCCCGCCGAGGGCATCGTCGGCGTCGCGACCGTGCGGGAGGGCGCGGTGCTGGAGGACGACGAACACATCGTCGTCGGCACCGCCGGCCACGTCGACCACGGCAAGTCCACGCTCGTCGGCACGCTCGTCACCGGCCAGTCCGACGACGGCGAAGGGGGCACCCGCTCGTATCTCGACGTGCAGCCCCACGAGGTCGAGCGCGGCCTCTCGGCCGATCTCTCCTACGGCGTCTACGGCTTCGACGACGACGGCCCGGTCCGCATGGACAACCCCGACCGCAAGTCCGACCGCGCTCGGGTCGTCGAGGAGGCCGACCGACTCGTGAGCTTCGTCGACACCGTCGGCCACGAGCCCTGGCTGCGCACCACCATCCGCGGCCTGGTCGGGCAGAAGCTCGACTACGGCCTCCTGACCGTCGCCGCCGACGACGGCCCCACGAAGACCACCCGCGAACACCTCGGGATCCTGCTCGCGACGGACCTGCCGACGATGGTCGTCGTCACCAAGGCCGACGTCGTGAGCGACGAGCGCCTCGACGAGGTCGAGCGGGAGGTCGAGCGCCAGCTCCGCGACGTGGGCAAGACGCCGCTGTCGGTGGCGCGCCACGGCGTCGGCGCGGCCGTCGAGGAGATCGACGACACCGTCGTCCCGGTGCTGGCGACCAGCGCCGTCACGATGGACGGCATGGACACCCTCGACGAACTGCTGGAGCGGTTGCCCAAGACCGCCGGCCCGACCGACGACGAGTTCGCGATGTACGTCGACCGCTCGTACAAGGTCACGGGCGTCGGCGCCGTCGCCTCCGGCACCATCCGTTCCGGACGTGTGGAGGCCGGCGACGACCTCCTGCTCGGGCCGATGCAGGACGGCGGCTTCCGCGAGGTCGAGGTGCGGTCCATCGAGATGCACTACCACCGCGTCGACCGCGCCAAGGCCGGCCGCATCGTCGGCATCGCGCTGAAGGGCGTCCGCGAGGCCGACGTGGAGCGCGGGATGGTCCTCCTGCCCCGCGACGCCGACCCCGATCCCGTCCGGGAGTTCGAGGCCGAGGTGATGGTGCTGAACCACCCGACCCGCATCGGCGAGGGGTACGAGCCGGTCGTCCACCTCGAAACGGTCAGCGAGGCCGCCGTCTTCTCCCCCGAGGACGGGCGCCTGCTCCCCGGCGACTCGGGGACGACCCGCGTCCGCTTCAAGTTCCGATCGTACCTGGTCGAGGAGGGCCAGCGGTTCGTCTTCCGCGAAGGCCAGTCCAAGGGCGTCGGCAAGGTCACCGACGTCCGCCCCGACGAGTAG
- a CDS encoding SDR family oxidoreductase translates to MNDVLVTGATGTLGGALVERLADDGWRVLAASRTPPGASAAARSSDAGADGGVEWVELDLVDGTGIDAAVADADAVVHAATAPRGDAAAVDVRGTERLLDAAESAGVEHVVYPSIVGVGAIPFSYYERKREAERAVGASAAPSTIVRATQFHAFVDELLGTVANLPVWPLPTELRVQPVDHREVAGELVDCLAGEPRGRAEPVGGPAVRTLGELATAYRETRGLRRAIVRLPVPGAVAKGFRDGRATRSDRAVGTVTWEAWLAERYGGSAESGVERAGATAD, encoded by the coding sequence GTGAACGACGTACTGGTGACCGGCGCGACCGGGACCCTCGGCGGGGCGCTGGTCGAGCGGCTCGCCGACGACGGGTGGAGAGTGCTGGCGGCGAGCCGAACGCCGCCCGGAGCTTCGGCGGCCGCGAGGTCGAGCGACGCCGGCGCGGACGGCGGAGTCGAGTGGGTCGAACTCGACCTCGTCGACGGGACCGGGATCGACGCCGCAGTCGCCGACGCCGACGCGGTCGTCCACGCGGCGACGGCGCCACGGGGCGACGCGGCCGCCGTCGACGTTCGTGGGACCGAGCGCCTGCTCGACGCCGCCGAGTCCGCGGGCGTCGAGCACGTCGTCTATCCGTCCATCGTCGGCGTCGGCGCGATCCCGTTCTCGTACTACGAGCGCAAGCGCGAGGCCGAGCGGGCGGTCGGAGCCAGTGCCGCCCCGTCGACGATCGTGCGGGCGACGCAGTTCCACGCGTTCGTCGACGAGCTCCTGGGGACGGTCGCGAATCTCCCCGTCTGGCCGCTGCCGACGGAGCTGCGGGTCCAGCCGGTCGACCACCGGGAGGTGGCCGGCGAACTCGTCGACTGCCTCGCCGGCGAGCCGAGGGGCCGCGCCGAGCCCGTCGGCGGGCCGGCAGTCCGCACGCTCGGGGAACTGGCGACCGCGTACCGCGAGACCCGAGGACTCCGGCGAGCTATCGTCCGACTCCCCGTCCCCGGGGCCGTCGCGAAGGGGTTCCGCGACGGAAGAGCGACCCGTTCCGACCGCGCCGTCGGGACCGTGACCTGGGAGGCGTGGCTTGCGGAGCGATACGGCGGCTCGGCCGAGTCCGGGGTCGAACGAGCGGGAGCGACCGCCGACTGA
- the pyrF gene encoding orotidine-5'-phosphate decarboxylase, which translates to MNFFDRLADRIATVDSVVSVGLDPDPARIPDHLADRDLPRWAFNRRIIDATHEHAAAFKPNAAFYEDPDGWTALRETVAYAHGKDVPVLLDAKRADIGNTARQYAELLDDDGMGVDAITVNPYLGRDSLEPFLSRADKGVIVLCRTSNPGGADLQDLELESGEPLYERVAAMADLWNGNDNVGLVVGATAPEELEEVREIVPDIPFLVPGVGAQGGDAEAAVEYGLADGVGLVNSSRGIIFAGEDQGENFDDAAGQAAKRLKKRLNRYR; encoded by the coding sequence ATGAACTTCTTCGACCGGCTGGCCGACCGGATCGCGACCGTCGACAGCGTCGTCTCGGTCGGACTCGACCCCGACCCCGCGCGGATCCCCGACCACCTCGCCGACCGCGACCTGCCCCGCTGGGCGTTCAACCGCCGGATCATCGATGCCACGCACGAACACGCCGCGGCGTTCAAGCCCAACGCCGCCTTCTACGAGGACCCCGACGGCTGGACGGCCCTCCGCGAGACCGTCGCCTACGCCCACGGCAAGGACGTGCCCGTCCTGCTGGACGCCAAACGCGCCGACATCGGCAACACCGCCCGCCAGTACGCCGAGTTGCTCGACGACGACGGCATGGGCGTCGACGCCATCACCGTCAACCCCTACCTCGGTCGGGACTCGCTCGAACCGTTCCTCTCGCGGGCAGACAAGGGCGTGATCGTCCTCTGTCGCACCTCCAACCCCGGCGGCGCGGACCTGCAGGACCTCGAACTCGAATCCGGCGAGCCGCTGTACGAACGGGTCGCCGCCATGGCCGACCTGTGGAACGGCAACGACAACGTCGGGCTCGTCGTCGGCGCGACCGCGCCGGAGGAACTGGAGGAGGTCCGGGAGATTGTCCCCGACATCCCGTTCCTCGTCCCCGGCGTCGGGGCGCAGGGCGGCGACGCCGAGGCGGCCGTCGAGTACGGCCTCGCCGACGGCGTCGGGCTCGTCAACTCCTCGCGGGGCATCATCTTCGCCGGCGAGGACCAGGGCGAGAACTTCGACGACGCCGCCGGACAGGCCGCAAAACGCCTGAAAAAGCGGCTGAACCGGTATCGGTAG
- a CDS encoding phosphoglycolate phosphatase, translating to MTPPLAVDIDGTLTDEERALYPPVLPVLREWDAPVVLATGKAVPYPVALCEFAGVERTVVAENGGVAFVHATDDLLFLGDRQAAQNVVDEYVETGHDLGWGSHDLINRWRKTEVAVSRDAPLEPLQRIAADHGLEVVDTGFAYHVKSPDVSKGAALREVADRLDRDPEEFVAVGDSINDVSTFEVAGRSFAVANADEPARAAADEVLDAAYGEGFLEAVERVR from the coding sequence GTGACCCCACCGCTCGCCGTCGACATCGACGGAACGCTGACCGACGAGGAACGCGCTCTCTACCCGCCCGTCCTACCCGTCCTGCGCGAGTGGGACGCGCCGGTCGTCCTCGCGACCGGGAAGGCCGTACCCTACCCGGTCGCCCTCTGCGAGTTCGCGGGCGTCGAGCGGACGGTCGTCGCCGAGAACGGCGGCGTCGCGTTCGTCCACGCGACCGACGACCTGCTCTTCCTCGGGGACCGCCAGGCCGCCCAGAACGTCGTCGACGAGTACGTCGAGACGGGCCACGACCTCGGCTGGGGGTCCCACGACCTGATCAACCGCTGGCGCAAGACGGAGGTGGCCGTCAGCCGCGACGCGCCCCTCGAACCGCTCCAGCGGATCGCCGCCGACCACGGGCTGGAGGTCGTCGACACCGGCTTCGCCTACCACGTCAAATCGCCCGACGTGAGCAAGGGCGCTGCGCTCCGGGAGGTCGCCGACCGCCTCGACCGCGACCCCGAGGAGTTCGTCGCCGTCGGCGACTCGATCAACGACGTGTCGACGTTCGAGGTCGCGGGGCGGTCGTTCGCCGTCGCCAACGCCGACGAACCGGCCCGGGCGGCCGCCGACGAGGTGCTCGACGCCGCCTACGGCGAGGGGTTCCTCGAAGCGGTCGAGCGGGTGCGGTAA
- a CDS encoding J domain-containing protein, producing the protein MYGSRLVSAVAAVFAAIAVLFAIFGFAANVGFFAVAALFGAVAYFMWYHASGRFAQRLYRGVEERAAPGGSGRGGRGGFGAGPREEWEPPRDEDASGRQRARTARGGQARGGGRQRRQARAQGQRRRRRAAAAAQPSGPTAAEAYDTLDLNRDADEDAVKAAYREKVKEVHPDSPDGDEEAFKEVQSAYERLTGD; encoded by the coding sequence GTGTACGGGTCCCGACTCGTCTCGGCGGTCGCCGCCGTGTTCGCGGCCATAGCCGTCCTCTTCGCTATCTTCGGGTTCGCCGCGAACGTCGGCTTCTTCGCCGTCGCCGCGCTGTTCGGCGCGGTCGCGTACTTCATGTGGTACCACGCCTCGGGCCGGTTCGCCCAGCGGCTCTACCGCGGCGTCGAGGAGCGGGCCGCGCCCGGGGGCAGCGGCCGCGGTGGCCGCGGCGGCTTCGGCGCCGGCCCGCGCGAGGAGTGGGAACCGCCCCGGGACGAGGACGCGAGCGGCCGCCAGCGCGCGCGGACCGCTCGCGGCGGGCAGGCTCGCGGTGGCGGCCGACAGCGCCGACAGGCGCGCGCACAGGGCCAGCGTCGCCGCCGGCGCGCGGCCGCCGCCGCCCAGCCGAGCGGTCCGACGGCCGCCGAGGCCTACGACACGCTCGATCTGAACCGCGACGCCGACGAGGACGCCGTCAAGGCCGCCTATCGCGAGAAGGTCAAGGAGGTCCACCCCGACTCGCCCGACGGCGACGAGGAGGCGTTCAAGGAAGTCCAGTCGGCCTACGAACGGCTGACGGGCGACTGA